tctcttgtatcatgtctgcagtctctgaccatctcgtgtaccatgtctgcagtctctgaccatctcgtgtatcatgtctgcagtctctgaccatctcttgtatcatgtctgcagtctctgaccatctcttgtatcatgtctgcagtctctgaccatctcttgtatcatgtctgcagtctctgaccatctcgtgtaccatgtctgcagtctctgatcatctcctgtatcatgtctgcagtctctacccatctcttgtatcatgtctgcagtctctgaccatctcctgtactatagctgtagtctctaaccatctcgtgtatcatgtgtgcagtctctaaccagctcgtgtatcatgtctgcagtctctgatcatctcctgtatcatgtctgcagtctctgaccatctcctgtatcatgtctgcagtctctgatcacctcttgtatcatatctgcagtctctgaccatctcttctactatgtctgcagtctctgaccgcctcattattataacaaagttttgtagaaaagatcacaccatagaaaatgggGTAAAGTAGAAAATAAACCTGGATATGAAGGTGACATTTGTGTACGAGGAACACTTTAataattaccaccattttattctccagggcctctgctttcagaaaatatatgtttgggggttttatctaatcttcaggcccaaaaatctgcattttaccatgtgtgcaaaaataatacaaaaccagctctggcaatgaaagggttaatgtgatctagatgggatcactctgctgtggtcacactctaaTCATTAGAGCTCCCCcaagctgcagcctggtaatagcattgctaggaggtctattcatttatctgctaTATACTTCCCATCTTTATGTAAacgtctcctgacatttaggggtctattcataTAAAATGTGCATAGCATTTGGCCagtaaaaaataagatttttttttataacagcttacctgtaaaatccttttctttcgatggacatcacgggacacagagcctcagtaattactgatgggttatagggtatcactaggtgattggacactggcacaccctatcaggaagttcaaccccctatataatccctccccttgcagggatacctcagttttgtagccaagcaatataagtgtattagaagaggggtgggacctctgtgtcccgtgatgtccttcgaaagaaaaggattttacaggtaagcttttatgaaaaatcctattttctttctcggacatcacgggacacagagcctcagtaattactgattggacttcccagagcaatgctacctggggggggggggggaaccacaaccaagtagggtgtaatcagacctgaggaccctgtaccgctgtctgcagcacactacgcccaaaggcgatatcctcatgccttctcacatccacctgataaaatctggtgaatgtatggactgaagaccaggttgcggccttgcagatctgagccatagaggcctggtgatgcactgcccaagaagcaccaatagcccttgggGAATGTGCCTTAATCTGAAatagaggaatcttctgtttcaaaccgtaagcctgaataatcatttgtcgattcCATTTAGAAacggtagattttgacgctgcctgtcctctattgggaccctctggctgcacaaacaaaacatccgtcttgcggatttaagcagttgcttccagataggccttgactgctcttactacatccaaagaatgtagagatctttcttccggagaacagggatctggaaaaaaggaaggcagaacaatgtcttggtttagatgaaaatctgaaaccaccttcggtgaAAAACTAgaatgagggcgtagtaccactctatccttgtgcacaatcaaataaggctctttacagtaaagagctgctaattctgatactcttctagcagaagaaatggctaccagaaaaattaacttccttgtcaacaagaccaaaggaatctgacgtattggttcaaagggctgtttctgtaaaacagacaggatcaagttcaagtcccaggggtttaggggagcCTTAAaacggaggattaagacgcatcaccccctgcataaagtttcggaccaaagaatgcgaagcaagcggtcgttgaaacaatactgataaggccgagacctggcccttgatggtactcaaggccagcttcatgtctaatcccaattgtagaaaatccagaattctacctatcacatatttcctgggatgccaacccctggattcacaccaggatacataagctttccagactctatgataaattagctggcttccttgcattgatcaaggtagctatcacaggacctgaaagcccacgttttttcagaatgtgggtttcaatagccaaaccgtcaaatttagtgtttgtaaggcaggatggaacactggaccttgagataacaggtctgggtgtgacggtagggtccacggggaacccaccgtcatctttactatttctgcataccaagtccttttgggccatgctggggctaccaggAGCACTGACTTCCTTTCtcgcctgatcctgcgaaggagtcgtggcagtagcaaaataggagggaatgcataaatcattgagaaccgatgccacggaatcaccaatgcatctgtcctGCATGCAAGGGGATCCCTTGTCCTCGCCACAAATCTGtccatctttttgttgaatcgggatgcaaagagatctacattgGAACCCCCCATTtctggcatatggcccaaaagacgtcgggatgcagagaccactccCCTGGGAGTaattgctggcgacttaaatagtccgcctgccagttctctatccctggaatgaagactgccgatatgcatggcacctgcttctctgcccagactaagatctggtccACCTCTCTTTAAGCAGcttggctcctggtgcctccctgatgattgatataagccactgctgtggcattgtcggactggatcctgactgggcaaccctgtagcctgagagtcaggctcttagggctagatataccgcccaGATCTCCAGCatattgatgggtaaggtcctctcggtttgggaccataccccctggaccgcagcctgttccagaactgctccccaacctgaaagactggcatccgttgttaccaccgtccaggtaaccggtagaaaggatttccccttccgcAGGTTTtcggtattaaccaccaattgaggctctgacgcaccgcctgAGACAGGTAAATTGGAAAGTCTAACACCTGAACTTTCTTGTTCTatagatgccagaaattctcctccctgcaggatggagactactgtccgaattgattccatgcggaagtaccgaatccttaggaatcgattcagatcccttagatccagaatgggtctgacatccccatttggcttttggaccgtaaaaaggttggaatagaagcccaatccttgatccttcctggggaccaccataatgacctcttgcgacaaaagcagctctaacgctagaaggagcgactgctttttctctggaaccctggggacatttgatctgaggaaacgaggagagagaaattcttggaactccagcttgtaacttaaggttaccgtggagattacccatctgtcctggaagtcctcctgccagagccttaaaaactgtagcagtcttccccccacttgagcgagctggggcgccccttcataaagaggccttagtgtcttgtctagtagacttcttcccctaggacttcttttgtccctggggttgactcttgtttcttgacccagatgGAGGAGGCAGTCGCtcctgcctggaggctgatgcccctggtgctggggaaagagtccgtttgaaagagggacgcttactctttctCTTAACAAGTagaagagtgcttttcccactagagatcctttggatatagttatccaagtcttctccaaacagccttgcgcCACGAAATGGGAACCCAGCCAGGagttttttacatggtgcttcagctgaccaattctttaaccataagattccacgcatatgcaccaacccaagtgaaagacgagaggtttgcatgatagaatctctgatggcgtcaacagcaaaacataaggccactggaaggttagcaaacccctgggcctgctgttcaggtaaaactttgatgacctgcttaacatgctctcataagtattgacagactccaatccctgctattgcaggttgagccactgagccTGCTAAGGTGAAAACatctttcaacagggattccatctttttatccacaggatccctgagcatctgagcattgtctacaggacaagtcagactattatttacggaggaaatggcggcatcaatggccagtattccccacatcttaacaaacttttcttccataggataaagtgttgaaaactttttcggtggaaaaaaacgtttatcagGGTGATTTCACTCAGAataaaaggagcttttcaagtaaattatgaacaggaaaagcatgtcctgtttgaggaggcttcagtgaccccaacgaagaagagggttctttaactgattcagatacgggcaacttaaatgtggagcagaccaatccagcaaggatctgcactaagactttctcatcctAAGAAGCTGCAGAGGGCCCCTCCCCACctgattcctcagaggaggaatcatccgtcccatcccgatcctctgaaagggattcttctcccctatcccagagctcctcagactgagggtcctgggtagcagaagaaggcctagtgcgttttcttccactgagtgaagatgtgatcacggccattaatctttcctctaagccattaatggttgaggaaaaaacctcttgtgtaatgtatacaggggctgaagtgccagaagcaggtgtagcccctgaccccaccggctctccctggctagccgtccctggcccctcagggggggaggatgctgcagacagggggccctcagaacccgaaggagatcccctagagtctctggttcttggggtatttgaacctcttctacccatagtgcaaagcaacaaggtggaggtatcaacaaaatgaacactgactgctgagcgatgtagtcttagCCACAGccttgctaccaatgcccagtccaagtgtttccttagtaaatgctgcctaggggaTTGCCTGTGTTCCACCTTACATgcaaccgtcagctctgtgtccctccaaaggctgagTGCACTTGTAAAGTGTGCCTCCTTTAGCCATGCAGCCGGCAGTGTGGGCGTCTAAGCACGCGGAGACCGTGCTGACGCTCCGCCCCCCCCcactcattttttttaaaaaagtgcgctTCCCGCGCGAGATAACCCTCCAGTTCTGACAAGCATGGGGGAACAAGGccgggggtggaggagaaaggagagaggccagcagtgatggggcctgcacgtaGCAATGATGGCGGCGGCGGTGacagtgcggtatactaccgcctcacagaccacctgtGGCCCCCCTATTCTTGGGGGGGAATCACCCAGAGGagaaccccccatcccatcctacctagagctcggctggaggagctgtgcagcgtgaaacactgagacagacatcagcatgagaaggtatgtgctcttggcagcccccggtggcaacaataggcatagcatgcattaacTTCAAAGGAGAAACCCACTAGAACTAAAAAATTCTGTgcaatctcccttaccttatccagccgcagggttctgttatacagacccaatcttcacctctcacggtgggctccgtttggaaaaaccttcagagactggggccccctatggataggggaatccgcagttctgggcctgtaaagcacccagccagaaataaggctagaaaaaccattttctgaaatgcggggtccagctctctaaaaagaggaagcgttacaggtaaaacctcgtgtCTTCGGACACAagacccgggtaccatccaattcggcctaaaaaggacactttgaaatggatccggatcgcctggcttgccccagtataggatattccctttggagctcagcacaggacatctttacacgtccaacacctaagacactggcgtaaaaactgaggtatccctgtaaggggagggattatatgggggttgaacttcctggttagggtgtgccagtgtccaatcacctagtgatacctatataacccatcagtaattactgaggctctgtgtcccgtgatgtatgagaaagaaatgCATTTACATCCCTTCTGGGTGAATGggggtaaaaaaacaaatgttattggaCGATCTGCTGTGCTGGTCAAATGTTTGACATTGATTTTAAATGGAAAATTTGAATTCAGCCACTAGAGTTTTTTCTGTTATAAATCAATGGTTGGTTTATTAATTTATGTTCTTAGATATTTACTGTACTCATGTAACCATGCCTAACAAAGGAAATtaaagggtctatttataaaaaaaaaataaataaataaaataaaaattgctgaAAGAATGTGACATGCATTTGCCCACCAAGTATCACATATTTTTTGCCATATTTAAGTTAATACCGTGATTCCTATGATCATCagatccatctagtggccataatatggcATTTTTTCCTGAAATGCCTAAAAGAAAGAATAGTGCAATACTGCACTATGGGCACTAGATGGAGCAAAAGATCATAGGAAAGTACTGCATGAAGTAAAATACAACCACAATTTGTCAAGACGGGATGAATTCTTCTCACATTTgtccaaaaataatttaaaaaatagacctctaagtgtttgtgaaagcttacaccacaaaatgtactcagccaatgaaaggtaatgactccattttttttttctcctgctatcaatggccaacatggtacaacacttcatccatgtctttggtgatctctgatctccttatcaactgttatatgatgaagatcagccatggagtatatatgagatgtatatcagggtgtgcttcttccccacatgagagctgtgatgtccagcaacattcatatagaagacatttcccacactcaaggcaccaATACACCTCGAggattgtgtgggatccctgatgtacaggaagacaggacttcagtgaggaacaattccctcactcaggacaggaaagttgcttctccccgtgtgagatctctgatgtatggaaagttTAGACTTccgtaaaaaacatttcccgcactcaggacaggaatacggcttctcccccgtgtgagatctctgatgtctgtaaagataagacttcactgaaaaacatttcccacactccggacagaaatacggcttctcccccgagtGACATCTCTGATGTGTTGAAAGACTGgttttctgtgaaaaacatttcctgcactcagggcaggaaaaaggcttctcccccgtgtgagatctctgatgtctgtaaagatcagacttctgtgaaaaccatttcccgcactcaaggcaggaATAcgtcttctcccctgtgtgagatctctcatgtctataaagactggacttctgtgaaaaacattttctacactcaggacaggaatacggcttcgcccctgtgtgagatctctcatgtctgtaaagactggacttcactgaaaaacatttttcacactcaggacaggaaaacagcttctcccccgtgtgagatctctgatgtgtgtaaagaatcgacttctgtgaaaaacatttcccgcactcaggacaggaatacggcttctcccccgtgtgagatctctgatgtatctTAAGacgggacttctgtgaaaaacatttcccgcactcagggcaggaatacatcttctcccctgtgtgagatctctgatgtatgtaaagatcggacttcactgaaaaacatttcccacactcaggacaggaatatggcttctcccccgtgtgagatctctgatgtctcttaagatgggacttctgtgaaaaacatttcccgcacacaaGACAGGAATAcgtcttctcccctgtgtgagatctctgatgtctgtaaaaactggacttcagtgaaaaacatttttcacactcaggacaggaatattgcTTCTCtctcgtgtgagatctctgatgtgtgacaagatctgatttttttacaaaacatttctcgcacttagaacagaaatacggcttctcccctgtgtgagatcttttatgcacattaagacgggatttaaaacggaaacacttcccgcactcagtacaggaaaacctcttatctgttggaatgatggcaccgtccctcacagtctgaggttcctcaggataagaggaatacgatggtccatctacactgtgtggtgccggatggacatttgaggtagtcgggttttctcctggactatactgtgtgatgtcctcatcttctactttacagtctggagacaaagtgagacaatcctctgaggttttcctcatctcccgtccatctactaaaatagaaataaaaagattattactagacatgagcagattggttcccctaaaccaggactccgcccacatcaggcagctttgtctctgaggatcttacaatttcaccctcaaggtaactagtaaatgggtcctctgatctcctaccagttcatttctttattcatggatctTAGAGAGTGAGgaaacgagaactgtcttttataggaaatggatgtaacaaaagagaatacatattatgttcatataaagcagtgggtagaggggacaGAGCAGATGTCAGGACTATGTAATCTACAACAAAGAGTATACAGTATAGTACCTGGGAATGGGTcagaagacccaaagcacatacCCTAGATGACCAGGTCTAGTAACATCTATGGTGAAAATCAACTTGTTGCTGCCAGCTTAATCCCAGAATccccataaatccagtctagatacaaaaattgtgtctgcagcacagagaaggaagattatccaagagaaatacaggaatacaggactgggaacacagctcaggaaagtgaccaggggattacaggctgatatcacccagtccttgccctactctggaccaatcagtgagcagtatgggtggaggaatgtatttagtgttaatgacccacctgtgctgatctctgtaggagtgtcctcctctataaatgtccccgttattccatcctcctccatagactgctgatcatccctcacatacatctcttcttcttctgctttaacctcaaattctttatcgattggatctccactctaaacgaAGAAAATGAGAAAGAATATCATCTGGAAAATTTAAGCTtaattattgtgacatcacataaaaatccacacattgtctccatgctttataagcttcttcccaccaaccttgtaacagtgagggatggtgtgatcttcctgtgtggaatcccgggaatacagaggatggggacatctctctggtgggttcctggtattaggtggctccatcatatctttgtgtccttctgaaaactcctccatcacttcatactcctcatcctcctctttatactcttctttaacatcaatattatcatccccgaggtttccactctgaatatataataaaacattaattgtaacaaacatgctgtgtataaatcagagctaccaataattgtcaatcatctacctgataatgatgagggatggtgtgatcttcctg
This is a stretch of genomic DNA from Aquarana catesbeiana isolate 2022-GZ unplaced genomic scaffold, ASM4218655v1 unanchor233, whole genome shotgun sequence. It encodes these proteins:
- the LOC141121851 gene encoding uncharacterized protein, producing the protein MTAPMRMEEDRSHMTEKILNLTLEIIYLLTGERFPLVKSGDHMTITVPPCDSLKPERHNMEKILEVTKKMMELLTGEVPIRCQDVTVYFSMEEWEYLEGHKDLYKDVMMDNQPPLTSPDGSSNGNPPERCPHPLYSRDSTQEDHTIPHHHQSGNLGDDNIDVKEEYKEEDEEYEVMEEFSEGHKDMMEPPNTRNPPERCPHPLYSRDSTQEDHTIPHCYKSGDPIDKEFEVKAEEEEMYVRDDQQSMEEDGITGTFIEEDTPTEISTVDGREMRKTSEDCLTLSPDCKVEDEDITQYSPGENPTTSNVHPAPHSVDGPSYSSYPEEPQTVRDGAIIPTDKRFSCTECGKCFRFKSRLNVHKRSHTGEKPYFCSKCEKCFVKKSDLVTHQRSHTREKQYSCPECEKCFSLKSSFYRHQRSHTGEKTYSCLVCGKCFSQKSHLKRHQRSHTGEKPYSCPECGKCFSVKSDLYIHQRSHTGEKMYSCPECGKCFSQKSRLKIHQRSHTGEKPYSCPECGKCFSQKSILYTHQRSHTGEKLFSCPECEKCFSVKSSLYRHERSHTGAKPYSCPECRKCFSQKSSLYRHERSHTGEKTYSCLECGKWFSQKSDLYRHQRSHTGEKPFSCPECRKCFSQKTSLSTHQRCHSGEKPYFCPECGKCFSVKSYLYRHQRSHTGEKPYSCPECGKCFLRKSKLSIHQRSHTGRSNFPVLSEGIVPH